Proteins from one Embleya scabrispora genomic window:
- a CDS encoding ATP-binding SpoIIE family protein phosphatase translates to MFDLANFTVSDMVVCSSELRRVTAESATTEDAARAIVQHLRTTFRDPDTGRSQLVLTRLFQTMPWRNLTPDLEQCALRRQPDLVPHPDLRCLTLLATTGDHPDWRDRTRSRRHQVVAFPSVQAVRRAPMISAMLDQLGVTAEEIVAGPLSGDTEWDRHDITHIPDALAGSAVPDKEFIRAHGIKSVIGYAGKLPDGELFTVLMFTRVYVPARIAELFRTVAVSTRLALLPLNTAPLFAGGPGRHTPVRHLAAARLDALEQLLAAHEGTSAQAALVAADARDRVRSQQEQLAYKQRRLDQETRIVETLYRVGQKLTRELNLERLVQAATDAATSVIAAEHGIFRYIDYDTGGVADTRYAVTSADPTLIDRLPRPRPTFAARTRPQTTVVPPTTVRRGDLTEEPGAAELLPYRVSTAGQPPVRSLLTIPVTTATGEDLGAFSFCHTRADVFTERDEQLALGIAAQAATAIENARLFRSVRDTAVELQRSLLPQVPPDLDELDIAFRYLPGAKGQQVGGDWFDVIPLSAGRIALVVGDVMGRGLQAAAVMGQLRAAVRAYAVMDLPPARVMRHLNRLVTGLGGEDQIITCVYAVYDPGDATVHWSNAGHLPPALISADGKVELLEDDLGVPLGLDGTTFEDAMVGFDAGDQLLLYTDGLVESHDASLTDRLQELTEHIDGTTGGTCTVADVADLLAKTMLTGQEPDDVALLLVRARHSVERTAGLDLPPTPRSAREARDFVRATLARWNLVDHSDTTCSVVTELVSNAAEHARTPMELRLRHHPGRLIVEVVDHDGRLPKEIASPGHDERHRGLSIVAGLTTDWGVRPTDTGKIVWAEIRDR, encoded by the coding sequence CTGTTCCAGACCATGCCCTGGCGCAACCTCACCCCGGACCTGGAACAGTGCGCCCTGCGTCGGCAACCCGACCTCGTCCCGCACCCCGACCTGCGCTGCCTCACCCTCCTCGCCACCACCGGCGACCACCCCGACTGGCGCGACCGCACCCGCTCGCGCCGGCACCAGGTGGTCGCCTTCCCCAGCGTCCAGGCGGTCCGCCGAGCGCCGATGATCAGCGCCATGCTGGACCAACTCGGGGTCACCGCCGAGGAGATCGTGGCCGGGCCGCTGAGCGGGGACACCGAGTGGGACCGGCACGACATCACCCACATCCCCGACGCGCTCGCCGGCAGCGCCGTCCCGGACAAGGAGTTCATCCGGGCCCACGGCATAAAATCCGTGATCGGCTACGCCGGCAAGCTTCCCGACGGCGAACTGTTCACCGTCCTGATGTTCACCCGCGTGTACGTCCCGGCCCGGATCGCCGAACTCTTCCGCACCGTCGCCGTCTCCACCCGGTTGGCCCTGCTCCCGCTCAACACCGCGCCCCTGTTCGCCGGCGGCCCGGGACGGCACACCCCCGTCAGGCACCTCGCCGCAGCCCGCCTGGACGCGCTCGAACAACTCCTGGCCGCCCACGAGGGCACCTCCGCGCAGGCGGCCCTGGTCGCCGCCGACGCCCGCGACCGGGTGCGCTCGCAGCAGGAACAACTCGCCTACAAACAGCGCCGGCTCGACCAGGAGACCCGGATCGTCGAGACGCTCTACCGCGTCGGCCAAAAGCTCACCCGCGAACTCAACCTCGAACGCCTGGTCCAGGCCGCCACCGACGCCGCCACCTCGGTGATCGCCGCCGAGCACGGCATCTTCCGCTACATCGACTACGACACCGGCGGCGTCGCCGACACCCGCTACGCCGTCACCAGCGCCGACCCCACCCTGATCGACCGCCTTCCGCGCCCGCGCCCCACCTTCGCGGCGCGGACCCGCCCGCAGACCACCGTCGTCCCGCCGACCACCGTGCGTCGCGGCGACCTCACCGAGGAGCCGGGCGCGGCCGAACTGCTGCCCTACCGGGTCAGCACCGCCGGGCAACCGCCGGTCCGCAGCCTGCTGACCATCCCGGTGACCACCGCCACCGGCGAGGACCTGGGCGCGTTCTCCTTCTGCCACACCCGAGCCGACGTGTTCACCGAACGCGACGAACAACTCGCCCTCGGCATCGCCGCCCAAGCCGCCACCGCGATCGAGAACGCCCGGTTGTTCCGCAGCGTCCGCGACACCGCCGTGGAACTCCAGCGCAGCCTGCTCCCGCAGGTCCCGCCCGACCTGGACGAGTTGGACATCGCCTTTCGCTACCTGCCCGGGGCCAAGGGCCAGCAGGTCGGCGGCGACTGGTTCGACGTGATCCCGCTGTCCGCCGGGCGGATCGCCCTGGTGGTCGGCGACGTGATGGGCCGGGGTCTGCAGGCCGCCGCCGTGATGGGCCAACTGCGTGCCGCGGTCCGGGCGTACGCGGTCATGGACCTGCCGCCGGCGCGGGTGATGCGGCATCTGAACCGGCTGGTGACCGGGCTCGGCGGCGAGGACCAGATCATCACCTGCGTCTACGCCGTCTACGACCCCGGCGACGCCACCGTGCACTGGTCCAACGCCGGACACCTGCCGCCCGCGCTGATCAGCGCGGACGGCAAGGTCGAACTCCTGGAGGACGACCTCGGCGTCCCGCTGGGGCTGGACGGCACCACCTTCGAGGACGCGATGGTCGGCTTCGACGCCGGTGATCAGCTGCTGCTGTACACCGACGGCCTGGTCGAATCGCACGACGCCTCGCTCACCGACCGGCTCCAGGAACTCACCGAGCACATCGACGGCACCACCGGCGGCACCTGCACCGTCGCCGACGTGGCCGACCTGCTGGCCAAGACGATGCTCACCGGCCAGGAGCCCGACGACGTCGCGCTGCTCCTTGTGCGCGCCCGGCACAGCGTCGAGCGCACCGCCGGCCTCGACCTGCCGCCCACCCCGCGCTCGGCCCGCGAGGCCCGCGACTTCGTCCGCGCCACGCTGGCCCGCTGGAACCTGGTCGACCACAGCGACACCACCTGCTCGGTGGTCACCGAACTCGTCTCCAACGCCGCCGAACACGCCCGCACGCCCATGGAGTTGCGGCTGCGCCACCATCCGGGCCGGCTGATCGTGGAGGTGGTCGACCACGACGGGCGACTGCCCAAGGAGATCGCCTCTCCCGGTCACGACGAACGGCACCGCGGGTTGAGCATCGTGGCCGGCCTCACCACCGATTGGGGAGTGC